The nucleotide window TCTGTCagaatggtgataggtgtattGGTTTTCTCTTCTTTTAAAATCAGATCTGGATGTTTATGCATTCCCAGCAGGTATTCCAAGAAACCCTCTGGAATGCTGTGGGCCAACAGAACTGTACAGGGGGCAAGGCGAGGGCCATTATTGTATTACTACTGACTGGAGGAGTGTGCAGTGTGGAGTACTGTTCTGAGTCATCAAACTTTATACACTTTTTTAATCACAATTGTTAGAGCTGTTGCATTAGTGTGAAATTAATGTGAAACACATAACCGTTTGCATTGTTTATTATATTGGAATACTTTTGATGTTGGTAGTAACTACAAAAATTACAGGAGGCTGTCTGAATGTCAGAGGACTATGGCAAAGTCACGAGGTCTTATGAATGTGATCTTTTTATAGCAACAACATGAGGCACCAAGTTCATTTTTACCTTCGATCTTTGCTCTGCACTGATATTATTTATGAGAAGCTGTAAATTAGAGGACCTTGCTGCTAATGTCACCACAACTTGCTCACAGTTCAAATTCCAAAACTGGACATCTGGGCAAGATGCCTTTAGATTCAACTGCTCTACAGGAACCAATGGAAATACTGATACAACATTCCTCACTTTGGACTGTATATACTGATCCCGGTTTCGATGTTGATATGAGtaggttttttgggggggggttttgACCAGAGGAAGTTGAGACAGGCCGGGCAGTGgcgtttttgtgtttatgtgtgtgtttagcagaaTGGGACCATGCTGCATCTAGAGCGTGGTCCTTTTGTGCTCAGGGCCTGGCGGTGGGGAGAGCGCACGCTCACTTTCTAGCTCTTTCAGTGGGTAACGACAGGATGCAAACATGCCCACCATTCTTTTATTGTGCTTTTCGCAGACAGTGAGAGATTAACAGCTCACACCTCTGCTCTCTTCCAGGCGCCAAGAGACTAACAGGAGACTGAAAAATGTAAGTACCTGTGCTGCTTAATATTTGTGTCTGAGCTGTGGTTTGATAGgcagacctgttttttttttaactgagcaCTACCTGTGCACTATAGAGGTTCATGTGAAACCCCCTACCCCCACCACCCAGCATTTCTTTCATTCCAACCTTCAGCACTTCCAATCTGCTGCATGCATGACTAGGTTGCTTGCGGTCACCTGATTGAAATTAAGCAAGAGTTGGAATGGAAACATTCAGTCCGGGGGGTCTCCCAGGAACAAGGGAAGTTGTTGTGAAGTGACTGATAAGGTATACATTGTTTAAAGTTGGATGAGTTAGAAGGTAATTTCTTTTTACCAAAGACATATCATTTAACCCCAAACAGCAGAACTAATGTAGGACCAAGCGGATAGTATTGTGGAGATTTAGCCTTGAAAATGAATTTCgattttgtcacatttttcaaTGGTGCATTTGTATACCTATACTGGAGACTTTAAGCTGGTACAGGACCGCAAAGAAATCATTATCAAATGTTTTTCTAAAGTAGCTCTCACCTAATTAATTCATGTGCAAATAATCAAAATTGAAATCCTATTTTGCTAAGGTACCATAGACGAAAAGAATGACAAGACTAACATTTACTTGCCTCAAGCTTTGCAACTGGAGGACATAAATCAGACACAAACCGACATTTCACTAGCTTGTATTTTTGCAAGTTTGAATCAtagatctattttttttttcttgcaggttTTAATAACCCTCTTCTGGCTTGGTAAAAAAGCACAGATCGACCCTGTATATGATGGACCATACCTAAGCCCAAGGGCTTTTGAAGGATTATTGGGTGTAACACTTACTGAAGTAAGTAGCATCACAATAATGGTTAAACCGCGCAGCATATTAACATTTCTGCTTTATCTCTGTATACAGGTTAGGTGTATAATCCTTTGTAAAATTAGCAAACTTGGCATGTCAATCCTCTCTGGTATTTGAATTATGCTTTATGTGACCTCAGACAACCACAGGTCATTAAGAATAAGTCATAAGCCCTTCATTCATATGAGTATTTTTATCACAATTGGTCTCCGTATTTCAGTCTGGTTTGTGGTTGAAAACACAAACCAGTATTTATTCACCTGTGACAAACCAGTAGGCTTCTGGTCCTTTATAGTCTAGTGTAGACTGAGGGCGTGGGGTGAGTGTAAACCCCATCCTGTCACTACATCACAAAGTCCCATCTCCTCTCTTGCTTCTCAGTTTCCCATCAATTGTTCATGGGGCCGTCTgcagacatcacaaacacaatCTCTGTTGTAGTCATCTctagaccacgcccactacaaaaccaaacatgcagatagattcaATAATTCTGACTGGTGAACTAGTGACTTCTGATATTCACAGAATTTTTCAATGTTCTATGTCTCATATAGCACCTCAAAAATATTCCCAAAAAATCTAGTCCCGTGcatatatttttgacaagatATCAGATGACAACTCGTGTTTTACTGGAATTTGTCctttgtgggtgtgtgagatttgtgCAGAGGAGCTGAGTGTGTGAGTCCAGTATGCCTCCGTCTGCACGGTGTCCATCTAACACACACGCTCTATGTTCCCCGCAGGCGTTAGAGTTGTCTGCATCTCTTAGGGGCAGCATAAGAGACAGTGGCTTTGCCGACGGCTGGtacacagacagagaaaacgTTTGCACGGCTACGCGACACAGGAGAGAGGACTCGCTGGACAGCCTAGACTCGGTGGGGTCCAGGTCTCACAGCACATCTTCAGAAAACACACTTAAAGGCAGTAGCGAAGGTGAGTTAACAattctttatttactttttccaCACTTCGTACAAGTATGGAAAAACTCACTTTAAGAATTCTGCTATTTTTTGTATAACCTGTATACATTGTATACCATAATGTACTTCAAAATCATGAGTTTCTGTAATGTCACGAAAGGTCTTCAATGTTCAAAACGAATGTGTTGTGCCCCCTAGTGGACTGACAATTAAACTGTTCACTGATGACACCAGTGAAGGCAATTAATGTGCCTCTCTGTCTGCTCCTGCTAACAGTGGTTTCATTGATCCACTCAGCATTGCTGTCATACAGTATATACCCTGAGAACCAGCACCATGAGCACAACATAATACGCcctgtataaaaatatacagaatgccttattgtgtgttttaacaGCGCAATCAAATTCATTTGAAATCTTCTGATGCTGGTTCAAACGGAGCCCCAGTGGCTCAAATTTAATGGAGAAGTAAAAAACAGAAAGCGACTTGTGAATTGTCCACAGGCCATCTCACAGTGTGACCACCACAGTGAGACATTCCTGGGAGCATTACACCGCACTGCAATTTAGACTATTTCCTATCCCTCTGTCAATCTGTTGCTGTTCACTTTACAGTGTTTATATGTTCTTCTTTTTggataaaaaaatcacttctgTAATGCACTTTTTCACTTAGGCTTTGAGAGTGATTTAGAAGCCGATTTTGGCATCAAGATGACGGACAGCAAAGACATCAGCTATCGTCGGTCTCTCGTAATCACGCCCAAGGCCACGGCCCAGTTCAACCAGTTTCTTCCCAGCAAAGACAAGCAGGCGGGGTACATACCAGCTCCGCTGAGAAAGAAGCGCGCCGAGCGCCAAGATGATGTCAGAACAGAACAGGCCAGCACCTTCTCCAGGTAATGCAGTCCTACATAACTGTCAGAACTGTCGTGATTATGGGTATTTTAACTCTTCTTTAGTGAAAAGTTTCACTGTATGTAACCATATCATTGGTCATCCAAGTCATTGGATGCCATTATTCATAGCTTGCTTCTAGGTGGATTAGTTTCTTTCTCACTGGAAGGAAACTAAGGCTCCGTACTCACTGTCATGCTAGTTCCGCTCTTTTTGAATTCTGAAGTCAGAGCTGTGTGACATGCCCAAGAGTGAGTCACCCATCCCTTCTTGCTTTCTGTGAATGTTATGCATTTCTGACTACCGATCTTAGCAACAACAGATTAGAAGTCACCCCCTCTCCCAGCAGTGGGCGGTATTCGCAGAATTCCCTCACGGACGTGCACCTGCAGTGGGCATGCGATTACGAGAGCGGCAGCGACTCGGAAACCGAGAGACCAGACCCTGACCTGGTGCTGGATGACCTGGCCAGCCGCAGGTTCCACAGTCCCTCCCCTGTTCCACCGACCAACTTTGCCGTGCCCATGAGCCCGCTggaggccacaactgccccacgCGCCACCTGGTCACAGGTCACAGCACCTAACATACAGCGGCAGACCCTGAGATATCTCAGGTCAGCGACCTGCTGGGCCGAAAGCTTCTGTTTGCCTTTCTGTTGCTGTGGAGAGTCTCCCATCATGGTTCATACCAAACTCTAACTCACATGCTACCGCTAACATTTTTTCCAATTTTCCTTTATTTGTTTGcctgagtgttttttttcatttggttCATTGTGGATACTGGAATGGTAaagtttattgcatttttttcattgtttgggAAATGCAGTTTGCTTTGGTCCATTTGGTTTGCCTTTTTGTGCTTGAGCATGAACAGCAGGATACTATTTACTATGGTTAGTGATTTGATGTGGTTGACAAGGCCGTGGCACTCATTTGATTGGCTGTCTCTTGAGCAGCAGTGCGCCGCAGTCTCCCGAACGGGCCCTTGTGGAGCCTGCTTCCAGGAGACCCGCCTCAGCTGAGGTCTTATTCTATGACGACTCGGAGGATGACGATGATGAGGTGGGCTATGCTGATCCCGTCCAGGACGATCTGTATACACGCAAGGTGGGCATGGCTCTGCAGCCCACTAATATGGCCTATGACAAGTTCCTGCCCAAGTACTGGACTCCGGAGGAAGAGGCACATGTGCAGAAGATCAAACTTGGATCCCAACGCCGGCCTTGGTATCGCAAGATCCAAGGCTTCAGGTCTGTTTAGCACAGACAAGCCACAAAACGTTCCTCACTCTATAGCACTCTGTAAATATAGGATAGCCTGACTGAAACAGCCATTTATTTAGCAAATAACACCTTGTTCACCACAAGCTATACCTATAATTCTCCTACTGTCTATTACACTCCAACTTGTGGTTATGCATTCAGTTCTTATGTCACATTCTTACTTCATCGGGGCTCCAGACTGCAACTAATTTCAGTTTGTTCAACTGAGACTGCTTCTTTCATATACATATTACTGGCTTCAATAAAAAATtcagattaaaatatatatcaaatataaaGTCTCAAGTCATTGTCAGTCTTGGCAAGTTACAGCTTTCCATGGCATTTATTTTTGAAACAACAATTCATTGTGACCAAATGAGAAAGCTAGTAGCACCAGTTTTACCAGTGGAACAGTTAGTCTGGAGTCCTGTCTTTTGTGTTAGCAGCGGGATTTAATTTTTCTCCCATCTTCATGGTTTCTGTTTTCTGACCCCTCttattctctcttttcttcctcctggTCTCTCCGCTGCCTTCCTCCCTTCTGCAACCCACCTTCTGTGGCAGTAGCTGTAAGAAGGCAGGCTCCAACAACAACGACTCAGCCCGCAACGTCAATCCCTGGCTTACGTCTCCCTCACCTGCGTACTTTCCGTCTGCCACCGCCCGCGTTCGCCAACACCCGCCTACTCCTTCTGCGGCCCAAAGGTCCTTACCACAGCCCAGCACGCAGTAGAGCTGGGACTCGACAGCAGCTCTCTCCTCTGAAACTAAACTTTGTTCCAGCCGAACTAACATCCCCTAACATGCATTGCTGATGAAAATGACTGATAATGATCCACTTTTAACTAATACAATATCCCAATATCGTATTAGGATAGGCTAAGGGATTGGGATGGACTAAAGAGTGATGTTtgagtttttttcccccgttgTTTACTGCTTCATCTCCTGTTCTGTGTCTCTCTGATTCACCTGCATGCCCTTACAATCCTTCTCTGCTCTTCTTTCCCCTTGCTTACCTGCAGTCCTCCTcgcacacagccacacactctCCCACAGCCCGGCGCAGCGCCCTTATTAGTCTGCGCCCCGGATGCCTTTCCCCGGCCTGACCCGTCCTCGGGGCCCAAACTCTTTAAGTGCGAGAAGCACCGCCTCTTTGGCCGTCCCCATGACCCGTATGATGATGCTGCCGACGTTCTACCTGACCTGGAGAACGACGATATGTTCGCACGCCGTACGAATGCTTTCCATTCCACCGTAGACCTGCAGAAGTTGGATTATAGAGAGTACTCGGCCCCCTGGCACCGCTCTGAGCCCCAAATCACTATTGTCATTCAGCGTGGCAGCAAGGAATACCCTGACATAGAGAAGGATGACCTGGTCTACCGCAAGGCCAACCTCCAACAAGACCAGCGTCCCCTTTCCGGAGCCCCTGACATTTACAACGCTATCCCTGTCCCCACACCCTGGGAGCTGCCAGACAAACTACAGTCCAGGCTGCTGTGCACCCCATGCCCTCCCACCCAGGAAGCAGGAAATGAGCCTGTGCAGCATTGTGCCTCTGATAACATGCTGTGCAGGAAGCTTGGAGCAGCACACCTCCAGGCCTCAGGATCCCACTCTGGGTCAAAACAGAGCACCCTTAGCAGAGGTCCCACTGTGCCGTCATTGGTCAGCGAAGAGGACATTGCTAAGTGGCAGACCATCAGAGAGGCCAGTCAACTGAGATACAAGAAGAGGCTGATGGTGGAGAGGTTAGGCTTTTAGAGCATGCCGACGTGAACTCAGTCCTCTCGctcgttctgtgtgtgtgtgtgtgtgtgtgtgtgtgtgtgtgtgtgtgtgtgtgtgtgtgtgtgtgtgtgtgtgtgtacagatatGCAAATAAGGCTGGAGTTTTCACTGCATGGCATATGAATGACATGGTTGGAGATTTGAGTCAATTTCTTCCTCAAAGAATGTTGTGACAATTTTCTTTTCCTCACATGGTGTAATGACTGAGTTGGAAGGAGGAActtgtaaagtgtgtgtaaagcagtacAAAATTGTGTTCTTAACCATCCAGCCACAGCATAGTTTTATAAATCATGAAAACAATGAGCTCAATTCTCTGTTCAGAATCGCTGCAGACTTATCTTTTGAAGGTGTTCAAACCACAAACCTTTCATAAGTGTTTTTGCAACTTAGCAACAGTATTAGTAACTATCAGTTAACAGTTCGTGAACAGTTCTGTAAATTCTGGCATTTAAGGATGCAATTGCAGTACAAAGGCATAGCCGGTTTGCAATCTCTAACATAATGCATCAGGCAATAGAACAGGAGAATGACTGAGGCCAATGTGATCTGGCATTTAAAGTCCTCTGGTTGGGTTCATGTTAGGCAGTGGCCCACCCCAAAAATCCTGAGCGCCACATTGATTCAGTGCTACAGATTTAAGAGTTTGTATAAAGCATTTACAAATTACTTTCTGATTTGTGCAGCTCAACCAAAGTCTTaagattattttacattttctcacAGTCTTAGGTTGTCTTTTGTGCTGGATATATGTagtataattatttctgacttttTCCTCCTCATAAATTTGTGTTTGCACTACTTTATTTGATGAAACAAAGCATGACAGCTGCTACATGACATTTGGCAAAACGCATGAATACAGTAATTTCAGACACAAAAGAGTTtgctcttcttttcctccttgagcctcaatttttattttgtgtgtgagttGCATTGTACTTTTTTGCTGAATAAAAGGAAAATGACTGACTGCTGCTATGTACTGCACTTGTCATGGATCTCTTTGATTATACGAAACCTCAGCCGTGCCCCCACAGAGCTCAAGACAGGTGACTTTGTGCTCCTTTCACTCCGGTGGGTTCACACCGAACTGAGGGGACGGGAGCATGGAGAATAGAAAGCTGTGGTAATATCTACAAATAGCTTAACAGTGAGACACATGCATGTACGAAGAGGTGATCCGCCTCTGCCCGAAATTCCACACGGTTGTATGATTGTGTACCCATGGTGACATCtgaatacacaaacacactttcttCCCAGCACAAGCGAAGTGGGTGCTTTTGACATTATTTGCTTTGGGCCTGGCAGTGAGatttttattagcattttacGCCACACTTGGCACTTTCCAGTGACATCATTCTACCTTTAGaccacataattttttttctacagctAACACTAGGCCGACTGGACATGATCTGGGACATGTTCTCACCCTTTGATTTTTGGAGCAATGCCTGGGTGTTACTTAAAACTCTGATGTGGACCAGTGTGGTCATGTTCTTTGCCTGTGCTACACTGATGCCCCACAGTGGATAATCTGCCCAAATGTGACTAggtgtttggtttgtgtttggttttCTTTGGTGTACCCTAGACTGTTGCAGCGGAGCTCTGATAGCGATGGGTGAGTTGACGTCTGGTCAGGAATCTGTTTGCTTGTTGACTCGTTTGCCCCCCtagccaccccccaccccaaccacCTCCACCCCTGCTTTTGTTGTTGATGTGTTGCGCACTCACACACTGCCCACTACATGCTGACCTTAGCATTGCTTCGCTTCGCTGTAGTGCAGAGCTTTTCACAGCAGAACATAATGAATTGAAGAAATGTGCAAACGGTGCTGGGTTATCAACCCAGACATTTTATCACCACAccgtgtgggtttgtgtgtatgtatcagAGTGAGCATTCAAAGCTGCCTGCGCACTTGCTCTGTGCATTTTTACCAGAGGTTGTCCATTTTTATAGGTGAGTGGTGTTATTGCAGTGATCctccaaagtttttttttttttgcacgctgATGTGTACCATGGCAGAGTTTGTTACACTAACTCTAATCTCTGATCTAATCTTGTGTTTAGTCTATCCTCTGGGATGAATTGTGAGTGTTGTGCATTCATGTATACCTTGACATCATGGTTCCAATATGATAATATGGTCCCATATTGTCATTTGAGACGTTTTCTGCACCCTTGGTGTATTTAACCTTGACTACTTATGACATTTCTCAGGAGTAAATCATTGAGCGACATCCTGACAGATGAAACACCCACTATGATGCAACAGGTGCGTTTTGAGGACCTGCAGAAGATGCGCACTATGATCAAGGAGAGTGAAGACAAGTGGCAGGATGTGAGTATTTCATTGCTGGGGTAACATGGGGGTCTTGCCAGATATCCTAGATTCAGAAACTGTATTTTGAAATTACAGATGTTTGATTTGATCATCATAAGCCAGAGTTGTTAATATCCTAGAAGAGTGACCAGCTATCATGCAAATTatatctacagggagtgcagaattattaggcaaatgagtattttgtccacatcatcctcttcatgcatgttgtcttactccaagctgtataggctcgaagcctactaccaattaagcatattaggtgatgtgcatctctgtaatgagaaggggtgtggtctaatgacatcaacaccctatatcaggtgtgcataattattaggcaacttcctttcctttggcaaaatgggtcaaaagaaggacttgacaggctcagtaaaaaagtaaaaaatagtgagatatcttgcagagggatgcagcactcttaaaattgcaaagcttctgaagcgtgatcatcgaacaatcaagcatttcattcaaaatagtcaacagggttgcaagaagcgtgtggaaaaaccaaggcgcaaaataaatgcccatgaactgagaaaagtcaagcgtgcagctgccaagatgccacttgacaccagtttggccatattttagagctgcaacatcactggagtgcccgaaagcacaaggtgtgcaatactcagagacatggccaaggtaagaaaggctgaaagacgaccaccaccgaacaagacacacaagctgaaacgtcaagactgggccaagaaatatctcaagactgatttttctaaggttttatggactgatgaaatgagagtgagtcttgatgggccagatggatgggcccgtggctggattggtaaagggcagagagctccagtccgcaaggtggaggtggagtactggtttgggctggtatcatgaaagatgagcttgtggggccttttcgggttgaggatggagtcaagctcaactcccagtcctactgccagtttctggaagacaccttcaagcagtggtaaaggaagaagtctgcatccttcaagaaaaacatgattttcatgcaggacaatgctccatcacacgcgtccaagtactccacagtgtggctggcaagaaagggtataaaagaagaaaaactaatgacatggcctccttgttcacctgatctgaaccccattgagaacctgtggtccatcatcaaatgtgagatttacaaggatggaaaacagtacacctctctgaacagtgtctgggaggctgtggttgctgctgcacacaatgttgatggtgaacagatcaaaacactgacagatggcaggcttttgagtgtccttgcaaagaaaggtggctatattggtcgctgatttgtttttgttttgtttttgaatgtcagaaatgtatatttgtgaatgtggagatgttatattggtttcactggtaaaaataaataattgaaatgggtatatatttgttttttgttaagttgcctaataattatgcacagtaatagtcacctgcacacacagatatccccctaaaatagctaaaaataaaaacaaactaaaaactacttccaaaaacattcagctttgatattaatgagtttttgggttcattgagaacatggttgttgttcaataataaaattattccacaaaaatacaacttgcctaataattctgcactccctgtaggtaGAGATATATAACGCCATTGGCTCATTTTCAAACATTATACAATAATGCAGTATTTTGTGGTctataataattacaatatggCTTTGcaaatgtatgtacatatgGAGTCAatgagagatatatatataaaattgccGCTTGCTTTTTGCCATATGATACAGGGATACAAGGTAATTGAATCCAAACTGAGCACATCTGCTCCTGTCTGTGTGAATGAAATGAACTGCTTTCTTGTTCTGCAGGTGCATCAGACAAAAAGCATCCTCCTTGATTACAGAGGAGATTAGgtgtttaatgttttaatcattGATATTTACATGAAttagcatctgccaaatgcttggGAATGTTCAAAAGGCGCTGAAAGTTTTCAGGGGCTTCTAAAGCAACATTTAGGTCACATACGGGCCCCAAATGCACAGGGGAACTGGGCCGGGTGGAGCCAAGAACACAACTAGGACACCTTCCTTTCGAATGTAGTCCTCCctctttcctccctccctctccctctccctcattCTCCCCTACATTTATTAGTTCTCTGCCCATTGCGTTCTCCGCTTTCCACCTGTCTGTGTGCCAGAGAGTGAGAGGAAGAGTGCAGGGTCTGGTAGGTGAGCTCTCGTTGTTTTTTACCACTGCAGGACCTCACCAAGTGGAAGAACCGGCGGAGGAGTGTGAACTCTGACATTGTGAAGAAGAAAGAGGAGCGAGAGCAGATTGAGCTCCTCACCAGCAGTGGCAGCCCCAGGAAATCCAAAACCTTTAAAGAGATGCAGGAGGAAAGGTAGAGCTGATTACAGAACCCTctgaaggttgtgtgtgtgtgtgtgtgtgtgtgtggtcatcactggaaatgtgaagaaaagaatgaaaaaggtCTGCTTTTGATAACTGAGGTTATGTTTTTATGGCTAGGTTAAATGTTTGTTATAGTTAATATGCCATATTGGCCCATCTAAAACCATCTACCAGCATTTTTTCCAgacatattttgagaaaaaaatgtctcatattcaggccattacagtaatatattctatttattatgATGGTCCTCTCTGACATGTCGAAGGATAAAATTATCAGTCTTGCATTTCTATTAGTCGCCTGTTTGTGCCAATTATTGATGCTGATTACCTGCATCGGTTCTGTTCACTGGGACACTTCAGGCAGGTTGACATGGCAACCCATATATTGCACCACTGATCAGTGGTTGTGCTCGAGAGACGATAGAGTGTGTAGTCAATGCCTCTTTTCAACGGTGCCAGTGCCCTGTTGATGGTGTAAAAGTGTAATCCAACACCCACCCTCTCACGTTCTGTCTGCAGAGAGATGCGTGAGCAGGGCATCAGCCGCAACCAGTCCACAGATGAGGACGTCTTTGATGAACCAGTGCCCAGACTTAGGAGGATTCCTCCACGCAGCCATACGATTGATAGCCTGTACACCGACCTTGACAAACCCGATTTTTCCTTTGTACCACTTAAGAGAGATGAGGACTACCTGGCACCAGATTGTAAGTCCTTTCCAACAACAGATCAAACCAGTCCAAACACAGAAACCAGCACCAGCTCCTCCACCGGAAGCAGAACCAGTCAGGATGAGGCGAACTGCAACAGTGGACCCACCAGCAGACACAGTTTCAACACCCCCAGCAAGCAGACCAACATTGTGGGACAGAGCAACACCTCTAAGCCAAAGGAGAACACCAGCACTGGCAAAATTGTCCCCGAACCCCTTCAGCCCATCAGCACACAGGCACCAGAGCCCTACTCCGGTTCTTTTTTCAAAGCAGGCACGGTGGACACAAAGCCCAGCGGGACTCAGGTTTCTTCCTACCTCCCCAGGAGCTACCAGAGATCAGATTCCGCTCGCATCACCTCCGTGGTTGCACCTCGGCCTTTCGGCGTTCAGTCCAACCGTATAGCCTCCCTGCCCAGGGCCTTCACTGTAAGTGTTTTGGTTTCTTTATCTTCTGCTACTGTTGTGTTACCTAGAAGGTTTCGACAGCTAATGTGTTAAGAAACAATAAGATCAAGCACTTCCTAAACTCTTTACAACTCATATGAATTATGAATCAGGCGGATTCATGTTCACTGATCttgaagtgcttgtgttttttagGTCCCATATTTCAAAGCACATGTTGTACAGAATCTGGAACATAGCGTTCTTTTTTATTACAAGCAAATGGCgcatttgttaaaaatgtatttttatttaagagCTGAAAAGTGAAGCATTTCACACAATTCTCATATACAAATGCACACCCTGGAAAGCCCCAGGATTCTTCAGCAGCTGTGATGTGACTCACATGGCTCTTTTGCTGCCTGCAGATGGATGAATCATACACCAAGCGCTTCAATGGAGAGGCAGAAAGCTCCAGGAAGCCTGCGGAGCCCAGTCGCTATGCCCCGTTCATGACAGAGGACGAGGCTCGCTCCCAGACCAGTtctgtgcaaagcagcaatgaGGACAGAGacgatgaggatgaggaggagactGCTGCAGTTGGCCAAACAGTAGACGCAGGCCCATCACCCGTCCCACTAGCCCGA belongs to Denticeps clupeoides chromosome 9, fDenClu1.1, whole genome shotgun sequence and includes:
- the lmo7a gene encoding LIM domain only protein 7 isoform X7 translates to MLLHSFRLRAEDMEGSSALSEAQRWIEAVTKKRFASGDFRVALEDGVLLCDLINGIKPGIIKRVNRLSTPIAGLDNVNVFLKACAKLGLKEAQLFHPGDLQDLSTRVIVKRQETNRRLKNVLITLFWLGKKAQIDPVYDGPYLSPRAFEGLLGVTLTEALELSASLRGSIRDSGFADGWYTDRENVCTATRHRREDSLDSLDSVGSRSHSTSSENTLKGSSEGFESDLEADFGIKMTDSKDISYRRSLVITPKATAQFNQFLPSKDKQAGYIPAPLRKKRAERQDDVRTEQASTFSSNNRLEVTPSPSSGRYSQNSLTDVHLQWACDYESGSDSETERPDPDLVLDDLASRRFHSPSPVPPTNFAVPMSPLEATTAPRATWSQVTAPNIQRQTLRYLSSAPQSPERALVEPASRRPASAEVLFYDDSEDDDDEVGYADPVQDDLYTRKVGMALQPTNMAYDKFLPKYWTPEEEAHVQKIKLGSQRRPWYRKIQGFSCKKAGSNNNDSARNVNPWLTSPSPAYFPSATARVRQHPPTPSAAQSPPRTQPHTLPQPGAAPLLVCAPDAFPRPDPSSGPKLFKCEKHRLFGRPHDPYDDAADVLPDLENDDMFARRTNAFHSTVDLQKLDYREYSAPWHRSEPQITIVIQRGSKEYPDIEKDDLVYRKANLQQDQRPLSGAPDIYNAIPVPTPWELPDKLQSRLLCTPCPPTQEAGNEPVQHCASDNMLCRKLGAAHLQASGSHSGSKQSTLSRGPTVPSLVSEEDIAKWQTIREASQLRYKKRLMVERLLQRSSDSDGSKSLSDILTDETPTMMQQVRFEDLQKMRTMIKESEDKWQDDLTKWKNRRRSVNSDIVKKKEEREQIELLTSSGSPRKSKTFKEMQEEREMREQGISRNQSTDEDVFDEPVPRLRRIPPRSHTIDSLYTDLDKPDFSFVPLKRDEDYLAPDCKSFPTTDQTSPNTETSTSSSTGSRTSQDEANCNSGPTSRHSFNTPSKQTNIVGQSNTSKPKENTSTGKIVPEPLQPISTQAPEPYSGSFFKAGTVDTKPSGTQVSSYLPRSYQRSDSARITSVVAPRPFGVQSNRIASLPRAFTMDESYTKRFNGEAESSRKPAEPSRYAPFMTEDEARSQTSSVQSSNEDRDDEDEEETAAVGQTVDAGPSPVPLARVSPQPKAVTTPSPVGDKAQESYSDMRMILNQKPNRGYDFGFQANWDSTGAHVNVIQPGSSAELCHLQVGDEILSVNGHRVADMSYEQWKRCLEEAQKQGNLVMDIRRHGKNNWGRDLPSLPFKSHKTINLTSVDPLGGPDSCFSTNTVANSNSSSETTIKTLDVSNRNIRNQGSNGLNGGFSDELVPMRNKGGSESAISDVPSLSTSSNRWSWDPEEERRRQEKWQKEQERLLQEKYKRDQEKLDAEWQKAQQEAMKEGSPYHEEQEQKTLELDSRSISPLSPLSPTPFWDQQEQENEERRRKETEQRRQQEEEKRMKEEQQRLDKERRKREDEQHLQEEKRRKEEEARRLQKQKEEEEERRRLEREKEEELRRQEERDRLQQQDQWRVHSEVDSFSYTPVYSQLSFSHRAKSKSTPALDEAEKPEPKGLYGRQGGMVQYFLEEELKRKKNTQVRRQQAAVELEADRRQILNAMRYRNPERVVSSGLSEGSWSDDTQKKNQSHSQAELERQQILQEMKKKTQLLTDSSWIRQRETAAAKEPITLTGSMRRGESLDNLDMPRSSWRTSWTPGSTSSIPDYSRPYSTLSGSTSYGGSQRPVSVTLPTSQSMNSLRQSWSPSSSSTTNHLPDSRTQPSAPSQQQRNRAVSGKKICTFCDTPLGKGAAMVIESLGLCYHLTCFKCIDCKSDLGGSEAGAEVRIRNQQLYCNTCYVRFKSGQPTSM